The region TGCGCTGCATCGCCCCGCTGGGACGGCTTCTGACCATCGGCTACGCTTCGGGGCGCATACCCTCGATCCCGGCCAATCTGCTGCTGGTCAAGAACATCTCGGCAATCGGCCTCTACTGGGGGTTCTACATGGCTTGGGGCAAGACGCAGGCGTCGCCGGCGCTGCGGGCGAAAGTGCGGGGGATGTTCGGGGACATGTTCCAATTGTTCGAAAAGGGCCTGCTGCGGCCCGAGGTCGACCGCGAATTGCCACTGGCCTCGTTTGCCGAGGGATTGCGACGCGTCCAGGACCGCGGCGTGATCGGGAAGATCGTCCTGCTTCCGGACGGCGATGGCGCATCGGCCCGGGCCGGGTGACTCTGGTCAAGCGAACCCGGACCTTGCCGGCCCGGCGCTTCACTGCACCGCAATGCGCGTCGTCAGTCGCAGATACCGGCGCAACCGGCGCGAGGTGGCATCCAGGCCGATATTCAGCACGGCCGTCGCTGCGATCAGGAGCAGCGCCCGGTCATAGCGGATTTCGGCAAAGGCGCTGTCCACATAGAAGCCCAACGTGCCGACGCCAAGAAACCCCAGGATCGCCGTCTCGCGCATGATCACCTCCCAGCGGTAGAGCAGGAAGGCCATCGCCTGGCGGTAGACGCGCGGGGCGGCCTCCCAGAAATAGCGGTCCATGCCGTGCGGCGCATCGGGACGCAGCCGCATCCCCGTTGTGAAACGGCCCATCAAATGGCCGATGATCGCCCCGTTGTGCAGGCTGAGCGCCAGGATCGCCGGCAACATGGACGGCCCCCAAAGCTGCAACAGGACATAGGCCAGCACGTATTCGGGCGTGGAGCGGATCAGAACCAGGAACACATGGCCCACGCCGCGGCCCAGCCTGCCGAAGAACAACGGCGACACCAGCGGAAACCACAGAAACGCGAGCAGCCCGGTCAGCACCAGGGCGATGACGGAAAGTTGGAGGCTCGCCACGGCGCCGGGCAGCACCTGGTCCCGAACCATCATGCCGAGCCAGCCGCCGAAGGCGTCCAACCCCTCGCCGGCACGGAGCGGATAGGGGACGATGTCGTGCGTGAGGAACCGCCAGGCATTCGTGCCGATCGCCGTCCGGTCCCAGGGCAGGATCAGCGCGGCGGCGACAAGATAGCCGGGGATCAGCCAGCCGCGCGCCCAAACCCGGATGCTCGCGATCAGCAGGTAGAAGACGATCAGCAGTGCCCAGACCTGGGCATACTCGCCCTCGCCGAATGCCGTCTCCAGATGGAAACCCAGGGTCGGCAGGCCGAGAAAGCCCAGAATGGCGCTGCTTCTGAGGGCGCATTCCAGGCGGTAGAGCGAGTAGGTCTTGAAATGCGGCCAGGCCTCGGGCAGGCGCACGAACAGGAACAGAGACACCCGTCCCGCGCCCGCGGGCGCCGCACGCATCGGCCCCGGGTCCTGTTCCTCCAGGATTTCGGCATAGACCTTGGCGAACACGCCCGCATAGGGAATGGCGATGGCCAGCAGCCCGGTCAGAGGCGACAGCCCGAACAGTTGCAGGAAGATCAGCGCCCAAAACAGTTCGTGCACCGCGCGGATGACCGCGGCGAACACCCGGACGGCGCGCAGGTGAAAGACCAGCGCCAGCCCGAACCCGGCCGCGTTTGCGGCCGCCACTCCCAGCAGCGCAAACGCGGCCGTGAGCGCCACCGCCCCCAACAGATCCTCCGTCCCGAAAAAGTCCGGCGGGAACAGCCCCCCCGCGAGCCGCGCCATCTCCGCCCAGGGATCGACGGCCGCGATCTCGATATCGGCAAAGGCGAGCGCCACC is a window of Alphaproteobacteria bacterium DNA encoding:
- a CDS encoding ABC transporter permease — translated: MPARPAPWSQPFGRVVLGALAAAAVALAFADIEIAAVDPWAEMARLAGGLFPPDFFGTEDLLGAVALTAAFALLGVAAANAAGFGLALVFHLRAVRVFAAVIRAVHELFWALIFLQLFGLSPLTGLLAIAIPYAGVFAKVYAEILEEQDPGPMRAAPAGAGRVSLFLFVRLPEAWPHFKTYSLYRLECALRSSAILGFLGLPTLGFHLETAFGEGEYAQVWALLIVFYLLIASIRVWARGWLIPGYLVAAALILPWDRTAIGTNAWRFLTHDIVPYPLRAGEGLDAFGGWLGMMVRDQVLPGAVASLQLSVIALVLTGLLAFLWFPLVSPLFFGRLGRGVGHVFLVLIRSTPEYVLAYVLLQLWGPSMLPAILALSLHNGAIIGHLMGRFTTGMRLRPDAPHGMDRYFWEAAPRVYRQAMAFLLYRWEVIMRETAILGFLGVGTLGFYVDSAFAEIRYDRALLLIAATAVLNIGLDATSRRLRRYLRLTTRIAVQ